The Fusarium keratoplasticum isolate Fu6.1 chromosome 4, whole genome shotgun sequence genome contains the following window.
AGCGCCGACGGTAAGCAATCCTGGTCGCACAAAGAGTCCCTGGTTACTACATACACGTACGCCGACAGCTATTCTTTATGCGTTTCACCATCTGACTGGGAAGCGAAACATGCCACAAGGGGTATCGAGGCCCTCCAGTCATTGACAATATACAGCCTCTCTCGCGGCTGTTTTGGGCCGTTTCCGAACCTTCCTCTGCCCATTCGCCCATCAACGACACTCATGATGATCTCGAGTGGTTCGACCATAAAGGCACAAGACACTCGCAAGATTGCTACCACTTCTTAACTCGTCCTAAAATAGCCTCTCAGAAGCCCCGGCGCCTAATCCCTCCCCCCATTGGCTGCCTCAGCTGCCAGCCGCGTGTGTTTCACACCCACCACCGCTGCCGCGTTTCATCATTGGATCGCGAGCCCCTTGTATCTTGCTGTACTGCCCGCATGCGACAGGTGTGGTGGTGTCTGGTGCCTGTATCAGAATTCACGGGGAGCTGCCCATCTGCGGGCCGCCATCTCCCTGGCCATGGTTTGCCCCAAGAATCCGGGCGGCCCTCTGGCCTCTCAGTTTGTCTGGGTCCCCTTCTTGGAATGCTAGGCTTCTAAAAATACTCTGCATCAATCGTGCATTCCAGCTTCCGGCCTTGAATGGCTCTGGGCTTTCTTGGCCTGTCCAAGGTAGTCTGGGACACGTGCATTGACTGGGTGAGCTTGATTGTTGCTGTCCCACGTCGTATTTCCATATTTGAACCAACTACCAtgctccatcatcatgcaCCAGTTTCATGGCATGACTCTGCAACTAGCTTCAACTTCACCTCCAGTGCAGTAATTCACAGTCATCGCATACGTTGCGCACAAAAGAATCCATTCTCTAATAGACATCCATGATTCGTTCCCCCTTCTCTCTGTTGCTCAAGCAGCCAGCCATCCCCAAGACCCCGACTCCCAACTTCCCAACATGAAtccctcctcatctcggTATTACAAGGACTGCTCCAACCCATCTGTCCGTCTACAGGGGTATGACTTTGACCCGGTTGATTTACTGAACAACCTGCACGCATTGTGGTTAGCTTTCAGTCTGCCCATCTTATAGTCCTTGTCACCAACTCACCTTTTCTCTCAACATGCCCAGCCACTGCGCTGCGCTCACTCCCTGGTCGGCTCGGTCCTCCACAAGCAGCGTCTGGGCCCATATCTTCAGACTGGGTTCTCCATCCTCCCGCACAATGTAGAGGTGGGGCAGCGTGATGCTGCCGACACCCAGTGACTTGTGATCCCGGCTCTTCTGGATCACAGCCCGCACGCGCTCGTTGAAATCGCTATCCAGTTCTGGCACGCGACCCTTGCCGACCTGGAGCTGGCTTCGATCTTCCACTCCAAACACATCCTGAACCAGCTGTGGCACCGCGTCTCGGCCGACCCACAGGAACTGGGTCTGCCCATCGTCGATCAGGTACAAACCGTAAGGGACAAGTCGTTCTGATGACAGGTTCTGCGCAGGAGGGAGCACAATCTGGCCAGTCTGCTCGTCGGGTGTTCCTGCATTCTCTGGCATGTCGTGTAGAGAGTACAGTCGAGGGTAAATGCTTCGCATCAGAAGAGGCACAGGAAGTGTTGACAGGAGGCAGAGGGCCGCCGACCTGATGTCGGAGGGGATCTGGGATGACTTGCGAAGACCCACGTTCTTGATCAGACCAAGGAACAGAAGGGGAAGGCCACGCAGGTTGGCAGGGAACTGCAGACCGCCGCCCATGCTGCCTCCTgcgagctccttcttgaacgTCTGCAGAAGCTCTGTGATCTTGCTCTGCAGAGCATCTCGGGCAGCATCAAGACCGCTCGAGAGTGCTCGCTCAACCGCCTTATGGCTGAAGtaggtggtgatggcacACTGATCAGCAGAGGCATACATATCCGAGAGGTTTGTTGTTGTAGGGAGAGCCAGAGTCATGACACGAATGCGGCGCTCGCCATTGCATGTTGTGTGCAGGACGGCAGCTTGGAGACAGATGACGTTCTTGGTGAGGTTCTCGTCAATCGCCACCTCAACCACGTAGCACTGGTCGCGAGGGAAGGCAGGGAAAGCGCAGAGATCAGAGCTTCGGTTGAAAAAGTTGCCGTAGAAGGTGTTCATCCGCAGACCGCTGGTGGCACGGACTCGGAGAACAGCCTCCAGACCAATCTCGGATGACAGGTAGTCACTGAACTCTGAGGCAAACTTGAGAGCATCCTCAGGTCGTGAGCCATGCCAGCCAGGGTAGAACCAGGTCTGGCCACCAGTGTATCGGGGAAGGTTGCTCAGAGAAGCAACATCCTGGTAttgggaggagaagaggaacatgTCGATGGACACCTGGCTCTTTGAACACTCCACAGCGAAGCTCTTGTAGAAGCTGTTAGCAGTCTGCAGGAGACCGCCCTCCTTGGATGTACCAAGCAACTTCTTATCCTCTCGCATCTCAAGCTTGCCGACGCCCATGTTGGGAAGAGACGCGCTCAGGACGACAATCTTACCACCAAGGGTTGAGATGAGCTTGTGAGCAGCGCGGAGGGCGGATCCCATACACGAGCCGTTGCTCTGGTTGTTCTGGAACATATCGGGCAACTTCTGCAGGAACCTCTCAACACTCTGGCGACTCTCTGTCAGGGGAACCAGGAGGTCGGTGGGGATAGGGAGGAAGGGCTCATCGAGGTCGCTGACGACCAGCATGCTGGGCTCGGCATTCTCGTCAGAGTCCTTGGGAACCGAGAAGTAGTGGAGGCTAGAATCGACAGCCAAGAAACCCAGGCGCGTGCGGCGATCGGCATTTGGTATCCTGTTTAGGCTGTCCAAGATGGTTCGGGCCGCGGTGGCCAGGAGGCCGGTCGAAACGGCAGCGTAGCTGACATCGAAGCAGAACAGGTAGATGAGAGGCTGGGGTGGGCGAACCATGTACTCCTGAGGCGCAACGAACTCGACGACAGCGTGGTTCAGCTCGGGTCGCTGCCATCGGTCAACAGCCTGCTGGGCAGCAGCATCCCAATCGAAAGCCTGGGGGACGTCGTTGGTGAGGTTACACATGTTACACCTCCAGCGGTGACCCTGGTCCAAAAAGGTGACATAAGGATTGATATATGTTCTGCATCGTCGGCAGCGCGAGATGACCTGATCCTGAACAATGGGTACGgggtcctcgtcgtcgtgaAGAGATCCATAAGGCTGGATAACAAGAGCGAGGGGCAGCTTGGACTTCTTGAGGAGAGAGTGGGTGGTGGGAACAGCGTTGAGCGTAGATCGGAAGTATCGCGGGGAGCAGTTGGCGTCGGGAGATGGGGTCACGCTCGTCTAGTGCACGCAGGTTAGCCGCTAGGTTCATTATCCCGCCGCAATAGTTTGCCCACTTACGTTAGGGGGGAGAACGATCGGGGGCGGAGGAAGGTCGAGCTCCGAGACATTGAAGGGCTGGCTGAGGAGATCGGTAGGGTAGAGCTGGTTGAGAACAGCAGGGCGAGCCTGCTGGGCGgactgttgttgttgaggctgtCCTCCAACGCTCATGTTGCCCATACCCTGGGTGATACCACCGATACCAGGCGCAGGCTGACCAGCGCCGGGTGCTGGATAGCCTTGATCGGGAGCTTGATAACCGTACTGAGGAGCCTGAGCGGCGGGTTGCTGTGCTCCATAGCTTGGGTAGCCCTGGGGAGCGGCAGCTTGAGGCTCGGCTTGGTAACCTCCATAACCAGGAGCGGCCTGAGCAGCAGGAGCGCCGTATTGTTGGGGAGCGCTCTGGGTTTGGCTACCGGCGACGGCGTTGGCGCCAGTGCCAACCTCGAATGCCTGGGCCGCATAtcctcgcttcttcttcttgtggTGGGCGGCTTCgtgctgctgcggctgctgggCGGCGGCTTGGTCTTCATAgccttgttgaggctgctgttCTTCGGCGGCGTATTGGCCATACTGCTGGCCTGCGTAGCCgccgaagccatcgccaggAGGAGGCATCGACATGATTGAGCGGCGAAGGGAGCTGCGGCGCACCCGAGGTATGAAGGGATCGGTCAATCGGTGGGTGGGAGGTCGGTTGGGAAGGAGCTGCTGTGCACTAGGTCTCCAGCAGATATGAATACGAGGATGAGAGATCAAGGCGATAGGGACTCCAGAGCCAGATGTCCCAGTCGAGGGTGTGGTGTTGGACTGggaaggatggagatgaagacggtTGATGAGCTCAGAGCTGGGATAGTCTGGCCTCTTCCAGGTGCGGATTGGACACCGCCACAGAACGCCAAGGAACCTGCCAAGAGGAGGGGCGGTTTGCGGTTGGTGCCTGAGCCACGCTATCAGATGCCACAGAAGACGAGGCCAAAAGGACAGCAAGATCGAAAGGACAGATTCCATCTGACGAAGTGACTCATTTTCAAGGATATTTTAGTGTCTAGAGCTTTTGAGTCATTATTGCAGGCAGCAACATATGAGATTTAGACACGTCCGTCACAATCATGGAGCTGTTGGATTGAAGCTTGGAGAGGCGATTGAGCGGTGGTGTGGCTGGGTCGCAGCTTTGAGAGGTACCAGCCACAAAACAGTGAACCCAAGCGGGACTTCGACGAGTTCGAGGACACAGGAAAAACACCAACTTCTGTCTACATTGTACTTGCACCTTCAATCATTTATCAAAACATAATCTAAGCTTAACCCCGACTTTGCAAAACTTATGACTCTATTTTATGAAAATTTGAGTTTAATTCTTCAGCTCCTTACCGTTTACTTATCTAATTTGTAGTAATCATCTGCCACCCGTGTGGGGTGCATTGTCCCTCGAGTCAACATTTGATGCATTCGCGAAGCAAACATGACCCGATAATGTTGAACATCGCTAACTGGTGACGGGAATGATTCATTATCCCGAATCCTCAGTATATTTTGTCTGCAGTGGCAATTCATTTAGCTGATCAAATGCCAGAGCCCTCCACGTGCCTATTGCCTCCAGTCTCTGGATCAGGATGACAATGGGGCCTGTCCTTGTTGGCGTAGTTTTTACGATTAGATGGCGTGCAGAAAGGAATACCAGAGTCTCCAGGCGTGTTCTGGTTTTGAtcttggcttcatcatgtacatcaacatcaaggcatgTATGTGTGAACACTACATACACACCCGGTCCCAGCTCACTCCTACATCGCCAGCGAGCTGGGGAAAACTGGCCATGGACGGGTTTTATCATGCACCTGGTTTGGTACCTACACAACAACCCAGCTTATTTGGGCGAGGTAATGAGGGTATCTTACCTTGATTACTTTCAGATGGCAACCCGAATCCCGGACCTTGGTCTCATTAACATTCCAACAGTTCGGAGGGTGTTTAAACGACTGTGATATATCACTACTATTCTCTCTTCGCTTATGAGAGCGTAGGAAACTTATGGAGACTGTAAAATGAAGAAGGTGTCGAGGAAGATATCCTTCAACGGGTCCTAGAGTAGGTGTCGGGAACTGACATGAGAGCATGACAAGAGAGTCGTAGGACTGGACTCGAACCAGGAAAAGATagaagaggagagcgagagagAATAAGTGGGGCTTTCCCAGCCTAGCGTGTAGCAGACGCACGGCATTACGCATGCTAATGCTCCGCCATCTGATGAGCGATCATCTTTAACTCAAGTGCTCTCGCCGGGTTGTATTCTTTCACTTCGAATACGACTCAAAGTCGATGGGCCATCTGCATAATATGGCCCTTTCCCATCCCAGACTCAGGCACCCAGACCACCATTTGCATCAATTATCAGTTTTCATCTCGCAATTATTCGACTCCCACGCGGTATTGAGCCGGTATGGTTGCGACGGTGGAGGCGGGAATCGGCCAGGCCAGGGGTAGACATGGTGGTTTGAGATGGTGGTTTGATTGTGTTGAAGTAGCTTCAGGTTCATCTAAGAGAAGCCTCTCTTATATAAAGACCCGATCTCCATACCTAGGTATCCATTCTACTTGTCGTACCTAAATTCTGGATATGTCTTAGTCATTGGAAGAGCTAGCTATAAATGTTGTGTCCTTCTGTATGTCAGGAACGGACGAGACTCTTTTATCTCATGGGAGATCTTTTGATGGAACGTGCTGTGGCCGAAGCTGCCTACATTCACAGGGAGCTTGGGTCTCGGGCAGTGCGTGACATCTGTGGCTGGCTTTGAGATCCATGCTATCCAGATGGAAGAATATGGGCTTCGCGttccttgacagcc
Protein-coding sequences here:
- a CDS encoding Protein transport protein SEC24, producing the protein MSMPPPGDGFGGYAGQQYGQYAAEEQQPQQGYEDQAAAQQPQQHEAAHHKKKKRGYAAQAFEVGTGANAVAGSQTQSAPQQYGAPAAQAAPGYGGYQAEPQAAAPQGYPSYGAQQPAAQAPQYGYQAPDQGYPAPGAGQPAPGIGGITQGMGNMSVGGQPQQQQSAQQARPAVLNQLYPTDLLSQPFNVSELDLPPPPIVLPPNTSVTPSPDANCSPRYFRSTLNAVPTTHSLLKKSKLPLALVIQPYGSLHDDEDPVPIVQDQVISRCRRCRTYINPYVTFLDQGHRWRCNMCNLTNDVPQAFDWDAAAQQAVDRWQRPELNHAVVEFVAPQEYMVRPPQPLIYLFCFDVSYAAVSTGLLATAARTILDSLNRIPNADRRTRLGFLAVDSSLHYFSVPKDSDENAEPSMLVVSDLDEPFLPIPTDLLVPLTESRQSVERFLQKLPDMFQNNQSNGSCMGSALRAAHKLISTLGGKIVVLSASLPNMGVGKLEMREDKKLLGTSKEGGLLQTANSFYKSFAVECSKSQVSIDMFLFSSQYQDVASLSNLPRYTGGQTWFYPGWHGSRPEDALKFASEFSDYLSSEIGLEAVLRVRATSGLRMNTFYGNFFNRSSDLCAFPAFPRDQCYVVEVAIDENLTKNVICLQAAVLHTTCNGERRIRVMTLALPTTTNLSDMYASADQCAITTYFSHKAVERALSSGLDAARDALQSKITELLQTFKKELAGGSMGGGLQFPANLRGLPLLFLGLIKNVGLRKSSQIPSDIRSAALCLLSTLPVPLLMRSIYPRLYSLHDMPENAGTPDEQTGQIVLPPAQNLSSERLVPYGLYLIDDGQTQFLWVGRDAVPQLVQDVFGVEDRSQLQVGKGRVPELDSDFNERVRAVIQKSRDHKSLGVGSITLPHLYIVREDGEPSLKIWAQTLLVEDRADQGVSAAQWLGMLREKVVQ